DNA from Candidatus Thermoplasmatota archaeon:
TGTGCCTAAGAGCCAGTTTCCTTCAATAAAGTAACCCCCGAGCAAATAGCCTATAACTGCAAACAGCGCAAACATCAGCATAAACAGTGCTAATGTTCTAGCTCTTCCAGCCATTGCAATATAAATAATATTATTTTGGTATATAAAACCTTCTGAATTTAAACTCACATTTTTTCTGCACTAAAGAGCCAATCAAATAGCCGAGAATAAGGTAGATTATTAGAAAGCCAATCCAGGTTATGCCTACCTTTCCATAAATAACAGAATAAACTAAAATCCCTGTAAGAGTCACGTCAAGCAGTATTGTTTTACGATGCTCTATAGGCTTTGAGAGCGTTGCGAAACGGTAGAGAATAAATGTTTGGGAAGGGATAGCGTAAATTAAAAGGAATATTAGATAGCGATAATCTTTGCATTCTAAAAAAGCTAAGAAACAGAAAAGGAGAAACAATGATTTCAAGCCAATTCCATAACCAAGATAATGCTGCCCTGGTCTTTCGCAACTCCTCACTCCTAATGCTACTGCAAAACTTTTTACTCCAGCTTTTCTATCAGCCTCGACATCTTTAAGACCATTTTCCCACTGCGCGAAAGCAGTAGTTGCGAAAATAGTTACTCCTATAAAGAGCCAAGTGTAAATTGTGGGCATGCCGCCAACTGCAAAAACGCCAAAGAGGACACAAAAGCTGTAAGAAGCTGAGAAACTCAAATCGTAAGAAAAAAGGTAGAATTTACCTTTCCAGCCGTACCAGATAAGCCAGAAGAAAGCGAGCAGAGCGGTTATCAGGGTGAGAATGATAAATGGATAATTGTAGTTCGGTATGAAAAAGAACAGAATAATAAGTAAAAAACCAACTGCGCTACCGCACCATACATATCTTAAAGCCTCTCTCTCGCTGAGCTCTCCTGAAATTATAGGGTTGCGCTCGGGCAAATAGGTGTAAGCATCTAATTTTACATCGTTTTTTGCAATGTATGTATTGAGAGTTGTATGTAGAAAGCAAGCTATTAAGGTAAAATAAACTATATGGTACCATTGGACAACAGCACTTGAGCTTAAAGCTCCGCATATTGCAACGCTAGCAGTTACAGTAATGCCCTGCGCTCTGCCAATGTCAGCAAATATTCTGATTTTAGAAATTATCATATTCAACCGATAGTAATAAATCTACGTAACCATTTATTTATTTATTGATAGTAATGGCTGTCGACGTACAAAACAAAGTTCCCGCACTAAGATTCAAGCTTACAAGAGTAGGTATTAGAGGAGTAAGAAAGCCTGTGTTTGTGGAAAGAGGTGGTAAATTGACTACTTTAGCTGCTAATATAGATGTTTTTGTAGATTTGCCTGCTTCTAAAAAGGGTGTGCACATGTCTAGAAATATAGAGGCGGTAAACGAAATTTTAGATAGAAGTATAGAGAAGCCTGTAAAAGGAGTGGAGAATCTATGCGCAAATATCGCTAAGCAGCTTCTTAGCAAGCATGATTATGCAAATAGAAGTGAAGTGAGAATGGAAGCTGAATATTTTTTAGAGTGCAAAACTCCTTCAGGTGCTCTGAGCACTGAGAATTATACATTAATAGGGAGAGCTGTTGCAGAAAGAGGCAAGGAAGTAAAGAAAGCGATTGGCGTGGAAGTTACAGGTATGAGCGCATGCCCCTGTGCAATTGAGGCTGTAAGAGAGCTACTGCCTAAGCGCAAATATCCTGTAATTACTCACAACCAAAGAAATGTTTCTAGATTGATAATAGAAGTTCCTGAGGAATATGACATAGAGGCAAATGACTTAATAAGATTGGTAGAAAGCTCTATGAGCTCACCTACTTACGAGCTTTTAAAGAAGAGGGACGAGGCTAAAATTGTGCTTCAAGCGCATCGCAATCCTAAATTTGTAGAAGATATTGTTAGAGATATATTAGCTAAAATTTTGAAAAATTACAGTTACTTGCCTGACGATGTTGTAGTAGAGTTAAGAAGCGAAAGTGAAGAGAGCATTCACAAGCATAATGCTTTTGCAGAAAGAATCACAACTCTAGGAGAGTTAAGGAAGTAGGAAAAAAATGGAGCGCGCTAAAATTGCAATTATCTTAATAATTCTAGGCTACGTTATTTCCCTTTTTATAGGCTTAGCATCATGGCTAATAATATTTGGAATCATCTTGATGGTATTTACCAGAAACGACTACACATACCTTCACAAAAGATGCGTGCTTT
Protein-coding regions in this window:
- the mptA gene encoding GTP cyclohydrolase MptA, yielding MAVDVQNKVPALRFKLTRVGIRGVRKPVFVERGGKLTTLAANIDVFVDLPASKKGVHMSRNIEAVNEILDRSIEKPVKGVENLCANIAKQLLSKHDYANRSEVRMEAEYFLECKTPSGALSTENYTLIGRAVAERGKEVKKAIGVEVTGMSACPCAIEAVRELLPKRKYPVITHNQRNVSRLIIEVPEEYDIEANDLIRLVESSMSSPTYELLKKRDEAKIVLQAHRNPKFVEDIVRDILAKILKNYSYLPDDVVVELRSESEESIHKHNAFAERITTLGELRK
- a CDS encoding UbiA family prenyltransferase: MIISKIRIFADIGRAQGITVTASVAICGALSSSAVVQWYHIVYFTLIACFLHTTLNTYIAKNDVKLDAYTYLPERNPIISGELSEREALRYVWCGSAVGFLLIILFFFIPNYNYPFIILTLITALLAFFWLIWYGWKGKFYLFSYDLSFSASYSFCVLFGVFAVGGMPTIYTWLFIGVTIFATTAFAQWENGLKDVEADRKAGVKSFAVALGVRSCERPGQHYLGYGIGLKSLFLLFCFLAFLECKDYRYLIFLLIYAIPSQTFILYRFATLSKPIEHRKTILLDVTLTGILVYSVIYGKVGITWIGFLIIYLILGYLIGSLVQKKCEFKFRRFYIPK